A stretch of Pirellulales bacterium DNA encodes these proteins:
- a CDS encoding DDE transposase, translated as MALGKRPDNREQELFVATAELARAPGHAFYERLGKLLAAARFDRWAEDECRPHYADGGRPGIP; from the coding sequence ATGGCGTTGGGCAAGCGGCCGGATAACAGGGAGCAGGAACTGTTCGTTGCGACGGCGGAACTGGCCAGGGCGCCGGGTCACGCGTTCTACGAGCGGCTGGGCAAGCTGCTCGCGGCGGCAAGGTTCGACCGCTGGGCCGAAGACGAGTGCCGGCCGCACTACGCGGACGGCGGTCGTCCGGGGATTCCT
- a CDS encoding arylsulfatase: protein MIVAWFATTAAEAQQPQKRPNILVIWGDDVGYWNISHNNHGMMGYRTPNIDRIARDGVAFTDYYAQQSCTAGRAAFIGGCVPVRTGMTKVGMPGAKEGWQKTDVTMATVLKSLGYATGQFGKNHQGDRDEHLPTMHGFDEFLGNLYHLNAEEEPENEDYPGDMMLANGKTFREVFGPRGVLHCKADGKGGQTIKDSGPLTKKRMETIDEETLAAAKDFIKRQHAAGQPFFCWWNGTRMHFRTHVKAEHRHKGNDEYTDGMIEHDMHVGELLKLIDELGIADDTIVQYSTDNGPHFNTWPDAGTTPFRGEKNSNWEGAYRVPCFVRWPGRFQKGVTLNGIVSHEDWLPTFAAAAGDPTVQERLLKGAVLNGRSYKNHLDGCNLLDYLGGKTDQSPRDRFIYVNDAGEVIAIRVLDWKAVYHENRAHQLDVWREPFVDLRLPLLFNLRRDPFEKSQHNSNTYHDWMIDRAYVLGPMQVVASQFLMSLKAYPPSQAPGDWSLSTLEKQIKSMTVDGR, encoded by the coding sequence ATGATCGTCGCCTGGTTCGCGACGACCGCAGCCGAGGCCCAGCAGCCGCAAAAGCGTCCGAACATCCTGGTCATCTGGGGAGACGACGTCGGCTATTGGAATATCAGCCACAACAACCACGGCATGATGGGCTACCGCACGCCGAACATCGACCGGATCGCCCGGGACGGGGTCGCCTTCACCGACTACTACGCCCAGCAAAGTTGCACGGCGGGGCGCGCGGCCTTCATCGGCGGTTGCGTGCCGGTGCGCACCGGGATGACCAAGGTCGGCATGCCCGGCGCAAAAGAAGGTTGGCAGAAGACCGACGTCACCATGGCGACCGTCCTCAAGAGCCTCGGCTACGCGACAGGCCAATTCGGCAAGAACCATCAGGGGGACCGGGACGAGCATTTGCCCACGATGCACGGCTTCGACGAGTTCCTCGGCAACCTCTACCACCTCAATGCGGAAGAGGAGCCGGAGAACGAGGACTATCCGGGCGACATGATGCTCGCCAACGGAAAGACCTTCCGCGAGGTCTTCGGTCCGCGGGGCGTGCTCCACTGCAAGGCGGACGGCAAGGGAGGGCAGACGATCAAGGACAGCGGGCCGCTGACCAAGAAACGGATGGAGACGATCGACGAGGAGACGCTGGCCGCCGCCAAGGATTTCATCAAGCGGCAACACGCGGCCGGTCAGCCGTTCTTCTGCTGGTGGAACGGCACGCGGATGCACTTCCGCACGCACGTCAAAGCCGAGCATCGACACAAGGGGAACGACGAATACACCGACGGCATGATCGAGCACGACATGCACGTCGGCGAACTGTTGAAGCTGATTGACGAGTTGGGAATCGCCGACGACACGATCGTCCAGTACTCGACCGACAACGGCCCCCACTTCAACACGTGGCCGGACGCAGGGACGACGCCGTTCCGCGGCGAAAAGAACTCGAACTGGGAAGGCGCCTATCGCGTCCCGTGCTTCGTGCGCTGGCCGGGACGGTTCCAGAAGGGAGTCACGCTCAACGGAATCGTCTCGCACGAAGACTGGCTGCCGACGTTCGCCGCCGCCGCCGGCGATCCGACCGTCCAGGAACGACTGCTCAAGGGAGCCGTGCTCAACGGTCGCTCCTACAAGAATCACCTCGACGGCTGCAACCTGCTGGATTATCTCGGCGGCAAGACCGACCAGTCCCCGCGAGACCGATTCATCTACGTCAATGACGCGGGCGAAGTGATCGCCATCCGCGTGCTGGACTGGAAGGCGGTCTACCACGAAAACCGCGCTCATCAGCTCGACGTCTGGCGCGAGCCGTTCGTCGATCTGCGGTTGCCGCTGTTGTTCAACCTGCGACGCGATCCGTTCGAGAAGTCGCAGCACAACTCGAACACCTACCACGACTGGATGATCGACCGGGCCTACGTGCTCGGCCCGATGCAAGTCGTGGCAAGCCAGTTCCTGATGAGCCTGAAAGCGTACCCGCCGAGCCAAGCGCCCGGCGACTGGAGCCTGTCCACGCTGGAAAAGCAGATCAAGTCGATGACCGTCGACGGTCGCTGA
- a CDS encoding ATP-binding protein: MDSALSTPSAPVNAMNDEEQIIEFLRTKESGHLHHREGQELEFKEQFNLAGLADYFKDFAAFANNRGGVLIFGVKDKPRVPLGLSDSALEQFEKVDPEKISGYLLEIFSSDIRWEQNTVEAHGKAFGYFRICEATVKPVIARKDEGKDNVIKNGEVYFRYGGRSQKIQFAELQAIINQRIEQTNEHWLDLMKKIAKAGPENAAILDTEKGLLEKGDNKVFVLDEELVEKLKFIRECEFVEEDGATALKLVGDVVPANKVEVVQKIYETRLKQYPYTATQVAEDVARQLPTVGRNAIWEAIRQNGMKDNIEYAIYSFANKKQEDAYKETGNPGSAPSIYNQNAVDFLVNVLRSNPETQE, translated from the coding sequence ATGGACTCAGCACTGAGTACGCCAAGTGCACCGGTGAACGCGATGAATGATGAGGAACAGATAATTGAATTCCTTCGGACGAAAGAGTCCGGGCACTTGCACCATCGTGAAGGCCAAGAACTTGAATTCAAAGAGCAATTCAATCTAGCGGGACTGGCGGACTATTTCAAAGACTTTGCAGCGTTTGCCAACAATCGAGGCGGAGTTCTGATATTTGGCGTGAAGGACAAGCCACGCGTTCCTTTGGGCCTTTCCGATTCGGCGTTAGAGCAATTCGAAAAAGTAGACCCTGAGAAGATATCCGGCTATTTGTTAGAGATTTTTTCGTCAGACATCCGTTGGGAGCAGAATACGGTCGAAGCTCACGGAAAAGCGTTCGGATACTTTCGTATTTGCGAAGCAACTGTCAAACCTGTAATTGCTCGAAAGGACGAAGGCAAAGACAATGTCATAAAGAACGGGGAGGTGTACTTCCGATATGGAGGCCGCTCTCAGAAGATTCAATTCGCTGAACTCCAGGCGATAATAAATCAACGCATCGAGCAGACGAACGAGCATTGGCTTGACTTGATGAAGAAGATTGCTAAAGCGGGTCCGGAGAACGCTGCCATTCTGGACACAGAGAAGGGACTTCTCGAAAAGGGCGATAATAAAGTGTTCGTCCTCGACGAAGAGCTAGTAGAAAAACTCAAATTCATCCGGGAGTGCGAATTCGTCGAAGAGGATGGAGCGACGGCCTTGAAACTCGTTGGCGATGTTGTGCCAGCTAACAAAGTTGAGGTCGTTCAAAAAATTTATGAGACGCGATTGAAGCAGTACCCGTATACGGCCACACAGGTTGCCGAAGATGTCGCAAGACAGTTGCCCACAGTTGGGCGAAACGCGATTTGGGAGGCCATACGACAGAACGGAATGAAAGACAACATCGAATATGCTATTTATAGCTTTGCTAACAAGAAGCAGGAAGATGCGTATAAGGAAACGGGTAATCCTGGTTCCGCTCCGAGTATTTACAATCAGAATGCAGTTGACTTTCTTGTCAATGTGCTTCGTTCAAACCCGGAAACCCAAGAATAG
- a CDS encoding adenylosuccinate synthetase, with the protein MACSWEEWGGQQTQFKPSTPPSSTHTRPQDSVISRLPLKEIKTTERTSTTNKTRRIGEFDWELFKKSVFLNAPTDIALTFVDYISDKNQNARRFDQLSPETLRFIEEVERVANAPVSLISTRFHYRSVIDRRSW; encoded by the coding sequence CTGGCGTGCTCCTGGGAAGAATGGGGTGGTCAACAAACCCAATTCAAACCAAGCACGCCGCCTTCTTCAACTCATACCCGTCCACAAGATTCGGTTATATCTCGTCTTCCCCTAAAGGAGATTAAGACGACGGAGCGAACCTCTACTACGAACAAGACCCGAAGAATCGGCGAATTCGACTGGGAACTTTTCAAGAAGTCTGTTTTTCTCAACGCTCCCACAGACATAGCATTGACCTTTGTCGATTACATTTCTGACAAGAATCAGAACGCCCGCCGTTTTGACCAGTTGTCTCCCGAAACACTTCGGTTCATTGAAGAAGTTGAACGCGTCGCAAATGCTCCTGTGTCCTTGATTTCCACGAGATTCCATTACAGAAGCGTTATTGACCGACGAAGTTGGTGA
- a CDS encoding SpoIID/LytB domain-containing protein — protein sequence MSAPIEPVIGVGLLDRCAGTSISLDGPYQDDSGRVVPAGRLDVECRAGVLRCQGVWHGETRQLRLAPLDGHRSQFSLAATIGIDFHWQQRETQSFQGELKILAQPDDRLAVVNRVALETYVTSVVCSEMKAASPPEFIKAHAVISRSWLLAQLEARGATSEADDQVPVDRPGERIRWTDRQAHRDFDVCADDHCQRYQGTARIDSPGVVEAIRTTRGEVLACEGRACDARFSKSCGGVIDLFSTAWGDQDPPYLAALRDAPGPNRSPPCLVDDAALRAFLANPPESYCNCADSSILQNVLNDYDLATTNFFRWRERLTADDASRLVREKLAVDLGRLLRLEPVERGPSGRLKRLRFVGDKGSLVVGKELEIRRALSTSHLYSSAFVVDVEGNPERPDAFLLAGAGWGHGVGLCQIGAAVMAHQGLGYRDILEHYYPGAQLERRYE from the coding sequence ATGTCAGCACCAATCGAACCCGTGATCGGCGTCGGCCTGTTGGACCGGTGCGCCGGGACCAGCATCAGCCTCGACGGACCGTACCAAGACGACTCGGGCCGCGTCGTCCCCGCGGGTCGGCTCGACGTCGAGTGCCGCGCCGGCGTCCTGCGTTGCCAAGGCGTCTGGCACGGAGAGACGCGCCAGCTGCGCCTGGCGCCGCTCGACGGCCACCGCAGCCAGTTCAGCCTCGCGGCCACAATCGGCATCGACTTTCATTGGCAGCAGCGCGAAACGCAATCGTTTCAGGGGGAGTTGAAGATCCTCGCTCAACCCGACGATCGACTCGCGGTCGTCAATCGCGTCGCCCTGGAAACCTACGTCACGTCGGTCGTCTGCTCGGAGATGAAGGCCGCCTCGCCGCCCGAGTTCATCAAGGCGCATGCGGTCATCTCGCGAAGCTGGCTGCTCGCCCAGCTTGAGGCCCGCGGAGCAACTAGCGAGGCCGACGACCAAGTTCCCGTCGACCGACCGGGGGAACGAATCCGCTGGACGGACCGCCAGGCGCACCGCGATTTCGACGTCTGCGCCGACGATCACTGTCAACGATATCAGGGAACCGCGCGGATCGACTCGCCGGGAGTCGTCGAGGCGATCCGCACGACCCGCGGCGAAGTGCTCGCCTGCGAAGGACGCGCCTGCGACGCCCGCTTCAGCAAAAGCTGCGGCGGCGTGATCGACCTCTTCTCGACCGCCTGGGGAGACCAGGATCCGCCGTATCTGGCGGCGCTGCGCGACGCTCCCGGCCCGAACCGCAGCCCTCCGTGCTTGGTCGACGACGCGGCGCTGCGCGCGTTCCTCGCCAACCCGCCGGAATCGTACTGCAACTGCGCCGACAGCTCGATCCTGCAAAACGTGCTGAACGACTACGACCTGGCGACCACGAACTTTTTCCGCTGGCGCGAACGGCTGACGGCCGACGATGCGAGCCGACTGGTCCGAGAGAAACTGGCGGTCGACCTGGGCCGACTGCTGCGCCTCGAGCCGGTCGAGCGAGGCCCGTCCGGACGGCTCAAACGATTGCGGTTCGTGGGCGACAAGGGCTCGTTGGTCGTCGGCAAGGAGCTGGAGATTCGACGCGCCCTCTCAACGTCGCACCTGTACAGTTCCGCCTTTGTCGTCGACGTCGAGGGGAACCCGGAGCGACCCGACGCGTTCCTCCTCGCCGGCGCCGGCTGGGGACACGGGGTGGGGCTGTGCCAGATCGGCGCCGCAGTGATGGCGCATCAAGGACTCGGGTATCGCGACATCCTCGAACACTACTACCCGGGCGCCCAACTCGAGCGCCGCTACGAGTAG
- a CDS encoding PQQ-dependent sugar dehydrogenase, which yields MSSVLRFRRAALPLLLSIFAAQAAGAQDLLNDLIEDSPFRLELRPYVTLPSSRNDVISMTTRPGDARPYVTTQEGYVFVLDDNNDGTATATQFFNFASALSAAGRSMSGSSGQQGLQSIAFHPDFNRVGQPGHGKLYATYLENRPASAAGLNFLGASTSGSGVNADGVLSEWTFDFQTQQVASSSFRELFRVRMPRYDHPIKQARFNTWAVPGDEDYGLLYLTHGDSNVKHSPNDDPQQLNNALGKMLRIDPLPDGANPYSIPAANPFAGSADPNVLPEIYAYGFRNPHTFSFNRDDAGTTHILLGDIGRNNVEEVNLVVPGGNYGWTKREGTFIHRQLPDSDPDAGYVSGLAPLPADEATLGYVYPVAQYDHDATFSEVSSGSSIVTGFVIRNGSDPNFHNQLVFGDLSRRTVNNMFHADFNEMLAAVTQLDPDDPTRDEPSELTQAQVHSLQIALDHDNDPATPPQTYDNFLAMLQSTTGTTRTDVRFGEGAFGELYVTSKVNGTVYLATNTVPVPGDFNADRRVDGGDFLLWQRDFAALGTKSPADGNRDELVDSLDGELWQARYGQSFGSPAPPVVAVPEPATPALIAWGGFLAATMLRRRRPN from the coding sequence ATGAGCTCAGTGCTTCGATTTCGCCGCGCCGCCCTGCCGCTCCTCTTGAGCATCTTCGCTGCGCAAGCCGCCGGGGCTCAGGACCTGCTCAATGATCTGATCGAGGACTCCCCCTTTCGCCTCGAGCTGCGGCCCTACGTGACCTTGCCGTCGTCGCGCAACGACGTCATCTCCATGACCACGCGGCCGGGCGACGCCAGGCCGTACGTCACGACGCAAGAAGGCTACGTCTTCGTTCTCGACGACAACAACGACGGCACGGCGACCGCGACGCAGTTCTTCAACTTCGCGTCGGCCTTGAGCGCCGCCGGACGAAGCATGTCGGGCAGCTCAGGGCAGCAGGGGCTGCAGTCGATCGCGTTTCACCCGGATTTCAACCGCGTCGGCCAACCAGGCCACGGCAAGCTGTACGCAACCTACCTGGAAAATCGCCCGGCTAGCGCCGCAGGACTCAATTTCCTCGGCGCAAGCACAAGCGGCAGCGGCGTGAACGCCGACGGCGTTCTGTCGGAGTGGACGTTCGATTTCCAGACGCAACAGGTCGCCTCCTCCTCGTTTCGCGAACTGTTTCGCGTGAGGATGCCGCGGTACGACCATCCCATCAAGCAAGCGCGGTTCAACACGTGGGCCGTCCCCGGCGACGAGGACTACGGCCTGCTGTACTTGACGCACGGCGATTCGAACGTCAAGCATTCGCCCAACGACGACCCGCAGCAGTTGAACAACGCCCTGGGCAAGATGCTGCGAATCGATCCGCTGCCGGACGGGGCGAATCCCTATTCGATCCCCGCCGCGAATCCGTTCGCCGGCAGCGCCGACCCGAACGTGCTGCCGGAGATCTACGCCTACGGATTTCGGAATCCGCACACGTTCTCGTTCAATCGCGACGACGCCGGAACCACGCACATCCTGCTCGGCGACATCGGGCGCAACAACGTCGAGGAAGTCAATCTGGTCGTCCCGGGCGGCAACTACGGCTGGACGAAGCGCGAAGGCACGTTCATTCACCGGCAACTTCCCGATTCGGATCCGGACGCCGGGTACGTCTCGGGGCTCGCCCCGTTGCCGGCCGACGAAGCGACCCTGGGATACGTCTATCCTGTCGCCCAATACGACCACGACGCAACGTTCAGCGAGGTGTCCTCCGGCAGTTCGATCGTCACCGGATTCGTGATCCGAAACGGCAGCGATCCGAATTTCCATAACCAACTCGTCTTCGGCGATCTGAGCCGCCGAACCGTCAACAACATGTTTCACGCCGACTTCAACGAGATGCTGGCGGCGGTGACGCAACTCGATCCCGACGACCCGACGCGCGACGAACCGAGCGAATTGACGCAGGCCCAAGTGCACTCGCTGCAGATCGCCTTGGATCACGACAACGATCCGGCGACGCCGCCCCAAACCTACGACAACTTTCTCGCCATGCTGCAGTCCACGACCGGCACGACGCGCACCGACGTGCGATTCGGCGAAGGGGCGTTCGGCGAGCTGTACGTCACGTCAAAGGTGAACGGGACCGTCTACCTGGCGACCAACACCGTCCCCGTGCCGGGCGACTTCAACGCGGACCGAAGAGTCGACGGCGGCGACTTCCTCCTCTGGCAGCGCGACTTCGCAGCGCTGGGGACCAAGTCGCCGGCCGACGGCAATCGAGACGAGCTCGTCGACAGCCTCGACGGAGAGCTCTGGCAAGCCCGCTACGGCCAGTCGTTCGGCAGTCCCGCGCCGCCGGTCGTCGCCGTCCCCGAGCCGGCGACTCCGGCTCTGATCGCGTGGGGCGGATTCCTCGCCGCGACAATGCTCCGGCGAAGAAGGCCGAACTGA
- a CDS encoding haloacid dehalogenase-like hydrolase, with amino-acid sequence MAFVERVTRRDSPEFVPAPERIAVFDNDGTLWAEQPVYVQLLFVADRVKALAPRHPEWSDAEPFAAILDGDMQRAAASGEAGIAALMAATHSGMTTDEFSHTVREWLATARHPQTGKPFASMVYQPMLELLAYLRANGFKTFIVSGGGIEFMRPWTERVYGIPPEQVVGSTGGLKLELRDGTPVLVKLPQLVLNDDKQGKPVGIQRHIGRRPVMAFGNSDGDLEMLQWTAAADGPRFCLFVRHDDAEREWSYDRESRVGKLDQGLDVALKQGWTVVSMKQDWNTIFPDESAARHAVGERVRWPSEPAP; translated from the coding sequence ATGGCGTTCGTCGAGCGCGTCACGCGGCGCGACTCGCCGGAGTTCGTGCCGGCGCCGGAACGCATCGCCGTGTTCGACAACGACGGCACGCTGTGGGCCGAGCAGCCCGTCTACGTGCAGTTGCTGTTCGTCGCCGATCGAGTGAAGGCCCTCGCGCCTCGCCATCCCGAATGGAGCGACGCCGAGCCGTTCGCCGCGATCCTCGACGGAGACATGCAGCGAGCGGCCGCCAGCGGCGAAGCGGGGATTGCGGCCCTGATGGCGGCCACCCATTCCGGCATGACCACGGACGAGTTCAGCCACACGGTCCGCGAATGGCTCGCCACGGCCCGACACCCGCAAACCGGCAAGCCCTTCGCCAGCATGGTTTATCAACCCATGCTCGAGCTGCTCGCCTACCTGCGGGCCAACGGCTTCAAGACCTTTATCGTTTCCGGCGGGGGAATCGAGTTCATGCGACCGTGGACCGAACGCGTCTACGGCATTCCCCCCGAGCAGGTCGTCGGCTCGACCGGCGGCTTGAAGCTCGAACTGCGCGACGGGACGCCCGTGCTCGTCAAGCTGCCGCAGCTTGTGCTCAACGACGACAAACAAGGAAAACCAGTCGGCATCCAACGCCATATTGGCCGGCGCCCGGTGATGGCGTTCGGCAATTCGGACGGCGATCTCGAAATGCTTCAGTGGACGGCCGCGGCCGACGGTCCCCGGTTCTGCCTGTTCGTGCGTCACGACGATGCCGAGCGGGAGTGGTCGTACGACCGCGAGTCGCGCGTCGGCAAGCTCGACCAGGGGCTCGACGTCGCCCTGAAGCAAGGCTGGACGGTCGTCAGCATGAAGCAGGATTGGAACACGATCTTCCCGGACGAATCGGCTGCCAGGCATGCGGTTGGCGAACGCGTTCGCTGGCCCTCTGAACCGGCGCCATAG